In Paraburkholderia terrae, the DNA window CAGCGCGGGACCGCCTGCGCGCAGCACGCGATCGCACAGTTCGGTCATTTCCAGGATAGGCGACACGTTTTGCGAGATACGGCGCAGTTCGCCGAGCGATTCGAGGCGGCTCGCGAAGTCGCGCAGGTCTTTGTATTTCATCGGTCCGGTCTGGCAGCCGCGAAGCGGCCATGCAAGGGCTGAAAATGGTGGCGAAGCGGGCGGCGCGGTGACGATCAACCGACCAGCAACAAGCGGCCCGAACGGATTGTCGATTTTACCTGCGTTAGGAAGCGCACGTTGAATACCGAAATTGCCAATCGGCTGGAAAGCCCCTTGTGCAGGGGGATCCGGCGGACTGAACACCGTTCATTATTACAATTAGTTATAGTTTTGACGTCCTATAGTGTTGACGATCTATAAAACCCTGCTAGAATCCGGTCACATCGGTTGCAGGAATTGATAGTTTTTACCACCGTCCTCCGGTCCTACAGACGCAACGCGTCGCTCTTACCGCTCCTGCACGGTATTGACGGTCATATGTAGTCTCCACCAGCGCATATCGACGCTGGTTTTTTCGCGTGGGAGCCATCGTATGCGTGCCTTTTGGCATGCAGGCGGTCTTTTTCAAGATTTTGGCTCCCCAACGGTACTTTTTGCCGTTTTCCCGACGTCGTTGTCGCCTTAACCAGAGCAGGCGGCGTCTTGGTTCTTTCGAACAGCAGTCCAGCCGGTCGTTCTTACGGTGTTCGCGAAAGCCAGCAACATGGGAGATCTGAATGAACGCCTGGTTATCGTGGCGTCCCAACGAGCGGATCGCGCAAGTCATGCGCGGCGCGCTGCGTCAAGGGACGCGTGTAAGTCATCATCTATTCAGCGTGGTTGGCGGGTTTGCTGTCCTGTTCGCGCTCACGCTGTGGCTGATGCCGAGCTGGCGCCTTACGCTGGCAACACGGCTGATGCCCTTCATCACGGCCGCCGTGCAGGCTGGCCCCGCCCGTCTGCTGCAGGGCAACCCGCTGCCGTCGTTTGCGCCTCAACAGCGTAGCAACGCGGCGCCGCAAGACGATACGCTGTCGAGCTCGTCCATCTCGTCGAGCCCGACGGACCACCCCAACACGGCGGCTGCCGCCGCTGACGCCGGCTACAACGTCGCCAGCGACAACAGCAGCTTCACGGCTCCGTCCGGCTCGGGCGTGAGTACCGGCCTTTCGTCGGCTGCGCTCAACGGCCTCGATCCGCGCACGCTGCCCAGCGTCGGCACGATCGCTTCGATGATTCCGTCGCAACGCGTGTCGCCTGACGCCCGTGACGACCGCGTGCTGGTTTCCACCCGCGAGCAGGACCTCGTCGCGACGTTCATCGCGCGGCGCTACCGCGTCGCTCAGGAGCCCGTCAGCGAGCTCGTAAAGGCTGCGTTCGACACCGGCCGCGAAGTCGGCCTCGACCCGTTGCTGCTGCTCGCCGTGATGGCCATCGAATCGGGCTTCAACCCGTACGCGGAAAGCGGCGTGGGCGCGAAGGGCCTGATGCAGGTGATGTCGACGGTTCACTCGGACAAGTTCCGGTACTTCGGCGGCCAGAACGCGGCGCTCGAACCGCTCGCCAACATCAAGGTCGGCGCGATCGTGCTGAAGGATTGCATCGCACGTGGCGGCTCGTTGCCGGGCGGTCTGCGCCTGTACGTCGGCTCGACGTCGCAGGACGACGGCGGCTACGGCGCGAAGGTGATGGCCGAGCGCACGCGTTTGCGCGATATCGCGCGCGGCCGCAAGGTGCCGATCAACTCGCCGCAAGCTCCGTCGACGGTGACGGCTTCGACGTCGACGTCCACAGCAGCGGCGTCGAATGGTGCGAACAAGCGCGTGCAGATGACGCTCGACGGCCACCCGTTGAGCGCTGCAACGCCGGTGAAGGGCGCGGAGCAGGATGACGCGAGCGCGAATGCGGCGAAGCACGTGGCGCAGCAGCCTGAACTGGGCGCCTGATCGCGTTCGGACACGCTGATTGCGTAAAAGAAAAGGGCACCTTCGGGTGCCCTTTTTTCGTTCGGTGGCGGGTTTTCTTACGCCTTGAAGCTAGTTTTCAGCGGTGCGCCGGCACCGCCGCCGCGTACTTACCCGCCGAACAGTTTCTGCAGACGCTCGACGGCCTCTTCGAGCTTCGAATACGCAGTCGCATACGACAGCCGGATGTACTCGCGCGGCTGGTACGAGCCGAAGTCCATGCCCGGCACGAGCACGATGCCCGCGTCGTGCAGCATCGCGCTCGTCAGCGCGGCGCTGTCGCCGGCGGCCGGATGCGCGACGCTGCGGCAGTCCGCGTAGACATAGAACGCGCCGTCCGGCATGACGGGCACCGTGAAGCCCAGCGATTCGAGCGCGGGCGAGATGAAATCGCGGCGGCGCTTGAACTCCAGCCGACGCGCTTCGTAGATCGCGAGCGTATCCGGCTCGAAGCAGGCAAGCGCCGCGTGCTGCGCGAGCGCTGACGCGCAGATGAACAGATTCTGCGCGAGCTTCTCGAATGCGCCGACGAGCGCGGGCGGCACCACGAGCCAGCCCAGCCGCCAGCCGGTCATGTTGAAGTACTTCGAAAAGCTGTTGACGGTGATGACATCCTCGCCGAACGACAGCGCCGACACGGGCGGCGCGTCGTAACTCAAGCCTTGGTAAATCTCGTCGACGATCGTGAAGCCGCCGCGCGCGCGGACCGCTTCGACGATGCGCTTCAGCTCGGCCGGCTCGATCGACGTACCCGTCGGATTCGACGGCGAGGCGAGCAGCACGCCGCGCGTGCGCGCGTTCCAGAGGCGTTCGACGTCATTGGCCGTCAACTGGAAGCGCTCGGCCGGGCCGCTTGGCACGAGCACAGGCTTGCCCTCGGCGGCGGCGACGAAATGGCGGTTGCATGGATAGCTCGGGTCGGGCATCAGCACTTCGTCGTCGCGGTCGACGAGCGCTGCGCACGCCAGCAACAGCGCCGCCGAGGCACCCGCCGTCACGACGATTCGCGCCGGATCGATGTCCAGACCATACGCGTGCTTGTAATGACCCGCGATGGCCTCGCGCAGCGGGTGAATGCCGAGCGCGCTCGTGTATTGCGTGACGCCGCTCCGCAGCGCTCGCGTGGCGGCCTCGATCACGGGTTCCGGCGCGGTGAAATCGGGTTCGCCGATTCCCATATGGATGATGTCGCGCCCGGCGCGCTCCAGCAGCGCCGCTTCCTTCGCCAGTTCCATCACATAGAACGGCTGGATGGCGTCGACACGGGCGGCCAGTTTCACGAGGGGTTCGGTCACGCTGTTCATTCGATGAGTCCAGTTCAATCAGATGCACGAGCACTGTCGCGCAAAAAAACAAAGGCGGGCCCGCGTAACGCCGGACCCGCCTGCATCGCCAACATCTGAAGCCAGCTACGCGCGTCGCGTGCGCTTACTGCTTGCGGCCGGCCGCCTGCGTTTCCGCTTCGCGCAGCTTCACGGACAGCTTGTCCAGCACGCCATTCACGTACTTGTAGCCGTCGGAGCCGCCGAAGGTCTTCGCGAGTTCGACCGCCTCGTTGATGACGACGCGATACGGAATGTCGACGTGATTCTTCAGTTCGTACGCGGCCACCAGCAGCACCGCGCGCTCGACGGGCGACAACTGGTCGATCGGGCGGTCGAGGCAGGGCGTGAGGTCAGCGGACAATGCCTCCGAATCTCGGATCACGCCATGCAGGATCGCGTCCAGATGTTCGTGGTCGGCCTTGTCGTAACCCTGGGCGCCGCGCAACTGCGCGTCGATCTCACCTGCCGGCGAACCCGACAGCAGCCACTGATAAAGCCCCTGCGTGGCCAGTTCGCGGGAGCGTCGGCGTGCGCTCTTCATGCCCGTTCCTCTTCGTCGTCCTCGTCTTCGTCTTCCTCGTCGTCGCCACCGTCCAGCTGTTCGAGCGCGACCGCGAGATTTGCCATTTCCACAGCGGTGCGCGCCGCGTCACGACCCTTTTCGGTCATGCGGGCAACGGCTTGCTCGTCGCTTTCCGTCGTCAGCACGGCGTTTGCGATGGGCGTGCCGAAGTCGAGCGCAATGCGCGAGATGCCCGAGCCGCTTTCGTTCGACACGAGTTCGAAGTGA includes these proteins:
- a CDS encoding pyridoxal phosphate-dependent aminotransferase produces the protein MNSVTEPLVKLAARVDAIQPFYVMELAKEAALLERAGRDIIHMGIGEPDFTAPEPVIEAATRALRSGVTQYTSALGIHPLREAIAGHYKHAYGLDIDPARIVVTAGASAALLLACAALVDRDDEVLMPDPSYPCNRHFVAAAEGKPVLVPSGPAERFQLTANDVERLWNARTRGVLLASPSNPTGTSIEPAELKRIVEAVRARGGFTIVDEIYQGLSYDAPPVSALSFGEDVITVNSFSKYFNMTGWRLGWLVVPPALVGAFEKLAQNLFICASALAQHAALACFEPDTLAIYEARRLEFKRRRDFISPALESLGFTVPVMPDGAFYVYADCRSVAHPAAGDSAALTSAMLHDAGIVLVPGMDFGSYQPREYIRLSYATAYSKLEEAVERLQKLFGG
- the nusB gene encoding transcription antitermination factor NusB, whose translation is MKSARRRSRELATQGLYQWLLSGSPAGEIDAQLRGAQGYDKADHEHLDAILHGVIRDSEALSADLTPCLDRPIDQLSPVERAVLLVAAYELKNHVDIPYRVVINEAVELAKTFGGSDGYKYVNGVLDKLSVKLREAETQAAGRKQ
- a CDS encoding transglycosylase SLT domain-containing protein, whose translation is MNAWLSWRPNERIAQVMRGALRQGTRVSHHLFSVVGGFAVLFALTLWLMPSWRLTLATRLMPFITAAVQAGPARLLQGNPLPSFAPQQRSNAAPQDDTLSSSSISSSPTDHPNTAAAAADAGYNVASDNSSFTAPSGSGVSTGLSSAALNGLDPRTLPSVGTIASMIPSQRVSPDARDDRVLVSTREQDLVATFIARRYRVAQEPVSELVKAAFDTGREVGLDPLLLLAVMAIESGFNPYAESGVGAKGLMQVMSTVHSDKFRYFGGQNAALEPLANIKVGAIVLKDCIARGGSLPGGLRLYVGSTSQDDGGYGAKVMAERTRLRDIARGRKVPINSPQAPSTVTASTSTSTAAASNGANKRVQMTLDGHPLSAATPVKGAEQDDASANAAKHVAQQPELGA